A region of Methanocella sp. DNA encodes the following proteins:
- a CDS encoding glycosyltransferase family 4 protein: MKLAYFVDEFPPFFRGGLGTYAMEITKEYIRTGNEVTVFSRNTGNDPTKDDWNGVNVHRPKLMNLTDVLSVVSPGDVQRWDARGQQFFTETLLYNMLSASKLVNSLVAVEKKQYDIAVSHDWLAFLAGIVTKSNLGLPLVVHYHSTEQGRTGSGSAAVKDIERLAAMKADLIVTVSYAMRDELVKLGYPEQKIRVVYNGVDTDKYRPDLYSPAELKAFREKIGVGDSPMIFFVGRLTWVKGADTLTMAMKEIAKEVPDAKLVILGKGEQESMLKQIVSSNSLEENVIFNFSYVPEEERLKYYAACDVAIFPSKYEPFGIVSLEAMAMGKPVIVGATGTSGFREQVIPFGPNICGFHINPHDPGDVAKFTIILLKDPELRKSMGINARRHVLESFTWDMAAKNTLRVYDEAIELYKKKQQALYDSVCKLPPPA, encoded by the coding sequence GTGAAGCTTGCATATTTTGTGGATGAGTTCCCGCCCTTTTTCCGGGGCGGGCTGGGCACGTACGCGATGGAGATCACGAAGGAGTACATCCGGACCGGCAACGAGGTCACCGTATTTTCCAGGAATACGGGCAACGACCCCACCAAGGACGACTGGAACGGCGTGAACGTTCACCGCCCGAAGCTGATGAACCTGACGGATGTGCTCTCGGTGGTCAGCCCGGGCGACGTGCAGCGGTGGGACGCCAGAGGCCAGCAGTTCTTCACGGAAACGCTCCTGTATAACATGCTGTCCGCCTCCAAGCTGGTGAACAGCCTCGTGGCCGTCGAGAAAAAGCAGTACGACATTGCCGTTTCCCACGACTGGCTGGCCTTTCTCGCGGGGATTGTCACGAAAAGCAACCTCGGCCTGCCGCTGGTCGTCCACTACCACTCGACCGAGCAGGGCCGCACCGGCAGCGGCTCGGCCGCAGTCAAGGACATCGAGCGGCTGGCGGCCATGAAGGCCGACCTCATCGTCACGGTCAGCTACGCGATGCGGGACGAGCTGGTCAAGCTGGGATATCCGGAGCAGAAGATACGGGTCGTGTATAACGGCGTGGATACGGACAAGTACCGCCCGGATCTATATTCTCCGGCGGAACTCAAGGCGTTCCGGGAGAAGATCGGTGTCGGCGACTCGCCCATGATCTTCTTCGTGGGAAGGCTTACGTGGGTGAAGGGCGCGGACACGCTTACCATGGCCATGAAGGAGATCGCCAAGGAGGTGCCCGACGCTAAGCTCGTCATCCTGGGCAAGGGCGAGCAGGAGAGCATGCTTAAGCAGATCGTCTCGTCCAATAGTCTGGAAGAGAATGTCATATTCAATTTCAGCTATGTCCCGGAGGAGGAGAGGCTAAAATACTATGCGGCGTGCGACGTCGCCATATTCCCCTCGAAATACGAGCCCTTCGGCATCGTGAGCCTGGAAGCCATGGCCATGGGCAAGCCCGTGATCGTGGGGGCGACCGGCACGTCCGGGTTCCGGGAGCAGGTCATCCCGTTCGGGCCCAATATCTGCGGCTTCCACATTAACCCGCATGACCCTGGCGACGTGGCAAAGTTCACCATTATCCTGCTGAAGGACCCGGAGCTAAGGAAGAGCATGGGCATCAACGCCCGCCGGCATGTCCTGGAGAGCTTCACATGGGATATGGCGGCGAAAAATACGCTGCGTGTTTACGATGAGGCCATCGAGTTATATAAAAAGAAGCAGCAGGCCCTCTACGACAGCGTCTGCAAGTTGCCGCCCCCCGCATGA